A DNA window from Kitasatospora atroaurantiaca contains the following coding sequences:
- a CDS encoding flavin reductase family protein, with protein sequence MRVDFDPQTMGRDAFYRLLTAVVVPRPIAWVSTVSADGVDNLAPHSFFTISCVEPPIVQFTSVGRKDSLRNVEATGEFVVNLAPEALFEQINATATDFPAEQGEFEAVGIEPEPSLVVKPPRVAASPVALECRLHSTVCLGDSTIVLGRVVHAVVDEEALVDGHPEITRLRPLSRLGKNEWGTTGELREIARVPYANWRER encoded by the coding sequence ATGCGCGTCGACTTCGATCCTCAGACCATGGGCCGCGATGCCTTCTACCGGCTGCTGACCGCTGTGGTCGTGCCCCGGCCGATCGCGTGGGTGTCCACGGTGTCGGCGGACGGCGTCGACAACCTGGCCCCGCACTCCTTCTTCACGATCTCGTGCGTCGAGCCGCCGATCGTGCAGTTCACCTCGGTGGGCCGGAAGGACTCGCTGCGCAATGTCGAGGCGACCGGCGAGTTCGTGGTGAACCTGGCGCCGGAGGCGTTGTTCGAGCAGATCAACGCCACGGCGACGGACTTCCCGGCGGAGCAGGGGGAGTTCGAGGCGGTCGGGATCGAGCCGGAGCCTTCGCTGGTCGTGAAGCCGCCCCGGGTGGCGGCCTCGCCGGTCGCGCTGGAGTGCCGGCTGCACAGCACCGTCTGCCTGGGCGACTCGACGATCGTGCTCGGCCGGGTCGTGCACGCGGTGGTGGACGAGGAGGCGCTGGTCGACGGGCACCCGGAGATCACCAGGCTGCGGCCGCTGTCCCGGCTCGGCAAGAACGAGTGGGGCACCACGGGCGAGCTCAGGGAGATCGCCCGGGTGCCGTACGCGAACTGGCGCGAGCGCTGA
- a CDS encoding recombinase family protein, translating into MTISIWDDFEVPAHARGGRVTLNLYDELSAYRPKRPGAYLRTSSDRFGLEAGVDRQQEDTEDTRRHLRWGPFAKIYKENDTSAFKKRKITRDDGTIDWVVVRPQFRRLLADLADLVGGVIDAVIFYDLDRLVRRPRDLEDLIDIVEHTQRPAVGATGGRMPHGAQVRPGPHLARRHAPSSPPPFHPGYLPRLPATTLTTEAFSTVITPDSVEDEGGEGDVADPVGLSVTCGRVRHRCLSSAAVRSPRACTCRSRVLNMRLST; encoded by the coding sequence ATGACCATTTCCATCTGGGACGACTTCGAGGTCCCCGCCCATGCACGCGGGGGCCGAGTCACCCTCAACCTGTACGACGAGCTGTCCGCCTACCGCCCGAAGCGGCCCGGCGCATACCTGCGGACGTCCTCCGACCGGTTCGGACTGGAAGCCGGAGTCGACCGGCAGCAGGAGGACACGGAGGACACCCGACGCCACCTGCGCTGGGGACCGTTCGCCAAGATCTACAAGGAGAACGACACCTCTGCCTTCAAGAAGCGGAAGATCACCCGCGACGACGGCACCATTGACTGGGTCGTGGTCCGCCCCCAGTTCCGCCGCCTCCTCGCCGACCTCGCCGACCTCGTCGGCGGAGTCATCGACGCCGTCATCTTCTACGACCTGGACCGCCTCGTCCGCCGGCCCCGGGACCTCGAAGACCTGATCGACATCGTCGAGCACACCCAGCGACCCGCCGTCGGCGCCACCGGCGGCCGGATGCCGCACGGTGCGCAAGTACGCCCGGGCCCGCACCTGGCACGACGTCATGCGCCGAGCTCCCCGCCGCCCTTCCACCCTGGATACCTACCTCGACTACCTGCAACAACGCTGACCACTGAGGCTTTCTCAACGGTGATCACCCCAGATTCCGTTGAGGACGAGGGCGGCGAGGGCGATGTCGCCGATCCGGTGGGGCTGAGCGTGACGTGCGGCAGGGTGCGCCATCGCTGCTTGAGCTCGGCTGCGGTGCGCTCGCCGAGGGCCTGTACGTGCCGCAGCAGGGTGTTGAACATGCGGCTGTCGACGTGA